From the genome of Triticum aestivum cultivar Chinese Spring chromosome 3B, IWGSC CS RefSeq v2.1, whole genome shotgun sequence, one region includes:
- the LOC123068343 gene encoding uncharacterized protein, with translation MAMDDVAFAAGSSSSAMDALAASSSSSSAAPADPSHGWQKVTYAKRSSRKPAAVAPAAAAAPDLGGKPGVFDGLDKRSQERHRAIQAARDATAGYYDDDDDAANAARVPWGSRSSDEGSDSDGAAAKDRAQAEAPKKPKKPKVKKPKVTVADAAALIDAESLAAHLVDISASYENQEGIQLMRFADYFGRAFANVSAAQFPWAKMFKESPMPKMVDVPLSHVPEPVCKTASDWISQRSPDALGEFVLWCIDSIMSELSGPTVGPKGAKKVVQQTPKAQVAIFVVLALTLRRKPDVLINLSPKIVGNSKYLGQEKLPIIAWVINQASQGDLVSGMFCWSHSLFPSVCAKSSVNPQSRDLVLQLLERFVSTPNASKARAMLLNGAVRKGERLVPAGTLDLFMRCTFPVPNARVKATERFEAAYPIIKELALVGTPGSKAVKQASQQLLPLAVKAMQENNAELAKEATDVFIWCLTQSPESYKLWDKLHAENIQASVAVLRKITADWKTLSPKLNSEALKATLKSLKAKNEAALEEAEDSGEKASIKEADKYCKAIIGRLSRGATCLKGSLLVIALAAGAGFMLSPNLDLTADLEKLQAMALELQAMASEYLRSF, from the exons ATGGCAATGGACGACGTCGCCTTCGCCGCGGGCTCCTCCTCGTCCGCCATGGAcgccctcgccgcctcctcctcctcctcgtccgccgcGCCCGCCGACCCCTCGCACGGCTGGCAGAAGGTGACCTACGCCAAGCGCAGCAGCCGCAAGCCCGCCGCCGTGGCCCCGGCCGCGGCCGCGGCGCCCGATCTGGGCGGCAAGCCCGGCGTCTTCGATGGCCTCGACAAGCGCTCGCAGGAGCGCCACCGCGCGATCCAGGCCGCCCGGGACGCCACGGCCGGCTActacgatgacgacgacgacgccgcCAACGCCGCCCGCGTCCCCTGGGGCTCCCGCTCCTCCGACGAGGGCTCCGACTCGGACGGGGCGGCGGCCAAGGACCGCGCCCAGGCCGAggcgcccaagaagcccaagaagccCAAGGTGAAGAAGCCCAAGGTGaccgtcgccgacgccgccgcgctCATCGACGCCGAGAGCCTCGCCGCGCACCTCGTCGACATCTCG GCCTCGTATGAGAACCAGGAGGGCATCCAGCTCATGCGCTTCGCCGACTACTTCGGCCGGGCGTTTGCCAACGTGAGCGCGGCCCAGTTCCCCTGGGCGAAGATGTTCAAGGAGTCACCCATGCCCAAGATGGTTGAT GTACCATTGTCCCATGTTCCTGAGCCAGTTTGCAAGACTGCAAGTGATTGGATCAGCCAGAGATCTCCTGATGCATTGGGAGAATTTGTTTTGTGGTGTATAGATAGCATCATGTCGGAGTTGTCAGGTCCAACTGTTGGACCTAAGGGCGCGAAGAAGGTTGTTCAACAAACTCCAAAAGCCCAG GTTGCAATATTTGTTGTGCTTGCCTTGACTTTAAGAAGGAAGCCAGATGTACTAATAAACCTCTCCCCCAAAATAGTGGGGAACAGTAAATATCTTGGACAGGAAAAGCTTCCCATCATCGCCTGGGTTATTAATCAG GCATCTCAAGGCGACCTAGTCTCGGGAATGTTTTGCTGGTCGCATTCCCTATTTCCCAGTGTGTGTGCAAAGTCAAGTGTGAATCCTCAGTCAAGAGATCTTGTTTTGCAGTTGCTCGAGAG GTTTGTGTCTACCCCTAATGCCTCCAAAGCTCGGGCTATGCTACTGAATGGCGCCGTTAGAAAGGGGGAGCGCCTGGTTCCTGCTGGAACACTTGATCTCTTTATGAGATGCACATTTCCCGTGCCTAATGCACGCGTCAAG GCTACAGAAAGGTTTGAAGCAGCCTACCCAATAATAAAGGAGCTGGCTCTTGTTGGTACTCCTGGCTCCAAAGCTGTGAAGCAAGCATCACAGCAGCTTCTGCCTTTGGCTGTGAAGGCAATGCAAGAAA ATAATGcagagcttgccaaggaggccacCGATGTGTTCATCTGGTGCCTGACTCAGAGTCCAGAGTCCTACAAGCTGTGG GACAAGCTTCATGCAGAGAATATCCAAGCCAGTGTTGCGGTCTTGCGCAAAATCACTGCAGACTGGAAGACACTCTCTCCCAAGCTCAACTCTGAAGCTCTTAAAGCAACTCTGAAGAGCCTCAAGGCTAAG AATGAGGCTGCTCTGGAGGAAGCAGAGGACTCTGGGGAGAAGGCGTCCATCAAGGAGGCAGACAAGTACTGCAAGGCCATCATCGGGAGGCTGTCGCGCGGCGCCACCTGCCTGAAGGGCAGCCTGCTGGTGATCGCGCTCGCGGCCGGGGCCGGCTTCATGCTCTCCCCCAACCTCGACCTCACCGCCGACCTTGAGAAGCTCCAGGCGATGGCGCTGGAGCTCCAGGCCATGGCGTCGGAGTACCTGCGGTCCTTCTGA
- the LOC123068345 gene encoding endonuclease 2, translated as MAAPRPHPLLLLLLVALLAASADAWGKEGHIMVCKIAERYLTEEAAAAVQDLLPESAGGELSTMCPWADTMRFRYHWASPLHYANTPNICSFNFSRDCHNSRGEQGMCVVGAINNYTDQLYTYGDSPKSSSYNLTESLMFLAHFVGDVHQPLHVGYEEDEGGNTITVHWYRRKANLHHVWDVSIIDTVMKDFYNKSLDTMVAALQMNLTEGWSDDVAHWENCANKKATCANDYAIESISLSCNYAYKDVVQNITLGDDYYFTRYPVVEKRLAQAGVRLALILNRIFDKKEADTMPLYVQ; from the exons ATGGCGGCACCGCGCCCGCATccgctgctgctcctgctcctcgtcGCGCTGCTGGCCGCCTCCGCCGACGCCTGGGGCAAGGAGGGCCACATCATGGTCTGCAAGATCGCTGAG AGGTACCtgacggaggaggcggcggcggcggtgcaggaCCTGCTGCCGGAGTCGGCCGGCGGGGAGCTGTCGACGATGTGCCCCTGGGCGGACACCATGCGCTTCCGCTACCACTGGGCCAGCCCGCTCCACTACGCCAACACCCCCAACATCTGCAGCTTCAACTTCTCCC GGGATTGCCACAACTCTCGCGGGGAGCAGGGGATGTGCGTCGTCGGGGCCATCAACAACTACACGGACCAGCTCTACACCTACGGGGACTCCCCCAAGAGTTCGTCGT ACAACCTGACGGAGAGCCTGATGTTCCTGGCGCATTTCGTGGGCGacgtccaccagccgctgcacgtgggctacgaggaggacgagggcggcaACACCATCACGGTGCACTGGTACCGCAGGAAGGCCAACCTCCACCAC GTGTGGGATGTTAGCATCATCGACACGGTGATGAAGGACTTCTACAACAAGAGCCTCGACACCATGGTGGCCGCCCTCCAGATGAACCTCACC GAGGGATGGTCTGACGATGTCGCTCACTGGGAGAATTGCGCCAACAAGAAGGCGACCTGCGCAAACGA CTACGCGATCGAGAGCATAAGTCTGTCGTGCAACTACGCCTACAAAGATGTGGTGCAGAACATCACCCTAGGAG ATGATTATTACTTCACCCGCTACCCGGTTGTGGAGAAGAGATTGGCGCAGGCCGGCGTCAGACTGGCGCTGATACTCAACCGTATATTTGACAAGAAAGAAGCTGATACTATGCCGTTATACGTGCAGTAG
- the LOC123068344 gene encoding protein MAO HUZI 4, chloroplastic isoform X1 — MVRQTKSVEWSLNPSYHTRYHITARRLATSTKALRSPSPLPGTRRLHHHHDYRLEMAASSPSALALSTTTRVAGSSVLLAVRRTPATRVAAVPSAQLRACSWGAPLHLRPELAAAPAPCAARCRAPLLRPRAWLSTSQIASSAFTLGTVAVLPFYTLMIAAPNANITKRAVESTAPYVALGLLYAYLLYLSWTPDTIRAMFASKYWLPELPGIVRMFASEMTVASAWIHLLAVDLFAARQVYQDGIKNNIETRHSVSLCLLFCPIGIAAHALTKVAFLLAQFSQ, encoded by the exons ATGGTAAGGCAAACGAAATCAGTGGAGTGGTCACTCAATCCTTCCTACCATACCAGATACCACATCACAGCCCGGCGCCTTGCCACTAGTACAAAGGCGCTCCGCTCCCCGTCTCCCCTTCCCGGAACACggcgactccaccaccaccacgactACCGGCTGGAaatggcggcctcctccccctccgccCTCGCGCTCTCCACCACCACGCGG GTAGCTGGCTCGTCCGTGCTGCTTGCTGTGAGGCGGACGCCGGCGACGCGCGTGGCCGCCGTTCCCTCCGCCCAGCTCCGCGCGTGCTCCTGGGGGGCGCCGCTCCATCTCCGGCCGGAGCTCGCCGCGGCCCCTGCCCCGTGCGCCGCCCGCTGCAGGGCGCCTCTGCTCCGGCCTCGCGCAT GGCTGTCGACGTCCCAGATTGCCAGCTCCGCCTTCACCCTGGGCACCGTCGCCGTCCTCCCCTTCTACACGCTCATGATCGCCGCCCCCAACGCCAACATC ACTAAGCGCGCCGTGGAGAGCACCGCCCCCTACGTCGCCCTCGGCCTCCTCTACGCCTACCTGCTCTACCTCTCCTGGACCCCCGACACCATCCGCGCCATGTTCGCCAGCAAGTACTGGCTCCCGGAG TTGCCTGGCATTGTGAGGATGTTTGCGAGCGAGATGACCGTCGCCTCCGCCTGGATCCACCTCCTAGCCGTCGACCTCTTCGCCGCAAG GCAAGTGTACCAAGATGGCATCAAGAACAACATCGAGACCAGGCATTCGGTTTCGCTCTGCCTGCTCTTCTGCCCCATCGGGATCGCCGCTCACGCGCTCACTAAG GTCGCCTTCTTGTTGGCGCAATTCTCCCAGTGA
- the LOC123068344 gene encoding protein MAO HUZI 4, chloroplastic isoform X2 yields the protein MAATCRRGGGRPSQGSAHGRHGYSCRRLRYHITARRLATSTKALRSPSPLPGTRRLHHHHDYRLEMAASSPSALALSTTTRVAGSSVLLAVRRTPATRVAAVPSAQLRACSWGAPLHLRPELAAAPAPCAARCRAPLLRPRAWLSTSQIASSAFTLGTVAVLPFYTLMIAAPNANITKRAVESTAPYVALGLLYAYLLYLSWTPDTIRAMFASKYWLPELPGIVRMFASEMTVASAWIHLLAVDLFAARQVYQDGIKNNIETRHSVSLCLLFCPIGIAAHALTKVLAGSTGRSH from the exons ATGGCGGCCACGtgtcggcgaggaggcggccgtCCCAGTCAAGGCTCGGCACATGGGCGACATGGCTACAGTTGCCGGCGACTGAG ATACCACATCACAGCCCGGCGCCTTGCCACTAGTACAAAGGCGCTCCGCTCCCCGTCTCCCCTTCCCGGAACACggcgactccaccaccaccacgactACCGGCTGGAaatggcggcctcctccccctccgccCTCGCGCTCTCCACCACCACGCGG GTAGCTGGCTCGTCCGTGCTGCTTGCTGTGAGGCGGACGCCGGCGACGCGCGTGGCCGCCGTTCCCTCCGCCCAGCTCCGCGCGTGCTCCTGGGGGGCGCCGCTCCATCTCCGGCCGGAGCTCGCCGCGGCCCCTGCCCCGTGCGCCGCCCGCTGCAGGGCGCCTCTGCTCCGGCCTCGCGCAT GGCTGTCGACGTCCCAGATTGCCAGCTCCGCCTTCACCCTGGGCACCGTCGCCGTCCTCCCCTTCTACACGCTCATGATCGCCGCCCCCAACGCCAACATC ACTAAGCGCGCCGTGGAGAGCACCGCCCCCTACGTCGCCCTCGGCCTCCTCTACGCCTACCTGCTCTACCTCTCCTGGACCCCCGACACCATCCGCGCCATGTTCGCCAGCAAGTACTGGCTCCCGGAG TTGCCTGGCATTGTGAGGATGTTTGCGAGCGAGATGACCGTCGCCTCCGCCTGGATCCACCTCCTAGCCGTCGACCTCTTCGCCGCAAG GCAAGTGTACCAAGATGGCATCAAGAACAACATCGAGACCAGGCATTCGGTTTCGCTCTGCCTGCTCTTCTGCCCCATCGGGATCGCCGCTCACGCGCTCACTAAGGTACTGGCGGGTTCCACAGGTCGATCACACTGA